The following are from one region of the Siniperca chuatsi isolate FFG_IHB_CAS linkage group LG13, ASM2008510v1, whole genome shotgun sequence genome:
- the LOC122887591 gene encoding epidermal growth factor receptor substrate 15-like 1 isoform X5, which produces MAALMTLSQLSSGIPAYESYYRQLDPGNTGKISAGDAAQFLKKSGLSDSTLGKIWDLADSERKGYLDKRGFFIALRLVASAQGGNDISLNNLNQNLSAPKFKDTNSPSVLTTGPDSQWAIRPDEKGKFEGIFESLSPVNGLLPGDKVRPILINSKLPLDVLGKIWDLSDVDKDGHLDKEEFTVAMHLVYRTMEKEPVPTTLPTSLIPPSKRKKSAGALPGAVAVLPALSGLTAGPAALKESLRSTPPLGSGLLLSTSTVNLSPKHSFKSSSPPAVNWVVPVADRERYDDIFKKTDTDNDGLVNGTEVIEIFMLSSLSQTMLAQIWGLADTKQTGKLTREQFSLAMYLIQQKATKGIDPPSTLTPDMIPPSERTAASAVGTSYAGLMSAVRPELSPLVNMCRDSTSSTGSAELAGIKELEDLSQEIAQLQSEKFILEQEIREKEEAIRKQNSEVQDMQNGLDRESNSLQDLESQKQDAQERLEEMDQQRSKLEGMLNDVKQKCQEESQMISSLQSQIRSQETDLRSQEDELSRTKVDLSRLQEEEAQLEQSLLSGRIQLDSIVKSLKTTQEEINRARSKLSLIQDSQKEMTKTIEQYNSSLSDINGGNFSNLPDLSEGFAEKENGGFRSTDDSFKSKIAMFNSSSIKEPPADPFQTEDPFKSDPFKDPFGGDPFKESDPFKGTSSEDFFKRTDKSDLFGSSDPFSRKPTPPAKPSAFSSGDPFTSNSPKPKDSDVFGTTDPFGNNSFGSKGGGFADFSQMSKKSDNPVLPSKKNVPNRPAPPYGSEYFKVRLYKGVVVNPLHVKNLSALHKLEYGDS; this is translated from the exons ATGGCGGCGCTCATGACTCTCAGTCAG TTATCAAGTGGAATCCCTGCCTATGAGAGCTATTATAGACAG CTTGATCCGGGAAACACAGGCAAAATATCAGCTGGAGATGCAGCTCAGTTCCTTAAGAAGTCTGGGCTGTCAGACAGTACATTGGGGAAG atttggGATTTGGCAGATTCAGAAAGAAAAGGCTATTTGGATAAGCGG GGTTTCTTCATAGCTTTGAGACTGGTGGCCTCAGCACAGGGTGGAAATGATATCAGCCTCAATAACCTCAACCAAAACTTATCTGCACCCAAATTT AAAGACACTAACAGCCCAAGTGTTTTGACAACAGGACCTGACTCACAGTGGGCAATTAGG cCTGATGAAAAAGGGAAGTTTGAGGGCATTTTTGAGAGTCTGTCCCCTGTAAATGGCCTCCTCCCTGGTGATAAAGTCAGGCCAATTTTGATAAACTCCAAGTTACCTCTGGATGTGTTAGGAAAG ATTTGGGACCTAAGTGATGTAGACAAAGATGGACACTTGGACAAAGAAGAATTCACAGTG GCCATGCATCTTGTGTATCGCACCATGGAGAAGGAGCCTGTCCCAACTACCTTACCCACTTCCCTCATCCCCCCTTCTAAAAGGAAGAAGTCTGCAGGTGCTCTGCCAGGTGCTGTGGCTGTGCTGCCTGCTCTGTCCGGGCTTACGGCTGGCCCGGCTGCTCTCAAAGAGTCCCTGCGAAGCACTCCTCCTCTGGGCAGTGGTCTTCTCCTCAGCACTAGTACTGTCAACCTCTCTCCAAAACACTCCTTTAAATCCAGCTCACCG CCAGCGGTGAACTGGGTGGTACCGGTGGCTGACAGGGAAAGATATGATGATATCTTCAAGAAAACAGACACCGACAACGACGGCCTCGTTAATGGAACTGAGGTCATAGAGATCTTCATGCTGTCCAGTCTCTCCCAGACTATGCTGGCACAGATATG ggGACTCGCTGACACTAAACAGACGGGCAAGCTGACCAGGGAGCAGTTCTCTCTGGCAATGTATCTGATCCAGCAGAAGGCCACTAAAGGCATAGACCCTCCCTCCACTCTAACCCCAGACATGATTCCCCCATCAGAAAGGACTGCAGCTTCAGCGGTGGGCACT AGCTATGCAGGGCTTATGTCAGCTGTGAGACCTGAACTTTCTCCACTGGTTAATATGTGCAGA GACAGCACCAGCTCCACGGGGTCGGCCGAGCTGGCAGGCATCAAAGAGCTGGAAGACCTCAGCCAGGAAATAGCTCAGCTGCAGAG TGAGAAATTCATTCTGGAGCAAGAGATAAGGGAAAAGGAGGAAGccatcagaaaacaaaatagtgAAGTTCAG GACATGCAGAATGGCTTGGACAGGGAGAGCAACAGCCTGCAGGACCTGGAGTCGCAGAAGCAGGATGCCCAAGAACGTCTGGAGGAGATGGACCAACAGCGCTCCAAGCTGGAGGGAATGCTCAATGATGTCAAGCAGAAGTGTCAGGAAGAGTCCCAGATG ATCTCGTCCCTGCAGAGCCAGATCCGCTCTCAGGAGACCGACCTTCGGAGCCAGGAGGATGAACTGAGCCGCACCAAGGTGGACCTGAGcaggctgcaggaggaggaggcccaGCTGGAGCAGAGCCTCCTCTCTGGTCGTATCCAGCTGGACAGCATCGTTAAGTCGCTCAAAACCACTCAGGAAGAGATCAACCGG gcTCGCAGTAAGCTGTCACTGATCCAGGACAGCCAAAAGGAGATGACCAAGACCATTGAGCAGTACAACAGCTCTTTGAGCGACATCAACGGAGGAAACTTCAGCAACCTGCCGGACTTAAGTGAAGGGTTTGCTGAGAAGGAAAATGGAGGTTTCAGAAGTACG GATGACTCTTTCAAGTCAAAGATAGCCATgttcaacagcagcagtatTAAGGAGCCTCCAGCAGACCCCTTCCAGACAGAGGACCCCTTCAAGTCCGACCCCTTCAAAG ATCCATTTGGAGGAGATCCTTTCAAAGAAAGCGATCCCTTCAAAGGCACCTCATCTGAAGATTTTTTTAAGAGAACAGACAAGTCAGACCTGTTTGGATCCTCAGACCCCTTCAGTAGAAAACCCACGCCACCAGCAAAG ccAAGCGCCTTCAGCAGTGGTGACCCTTTCACATCAAACAGCCCAAAACCAAAGGATTCAG ATGTGTTTGGGACAACAGACCCCTTTGGAAACAACTCTTTTGGAAGCAAGGGGGGTGGATTTGCCGACTTTAGTCAGATGTCCAAG AAGTCAGACAACCCTGTGCTCCCATCAAAGAAAAATGTGCCTAACCGACCTGCACCTCCCTATG gatctgaatatttcaaGGTAAGACTGTACAAGGGTGTGGTGGTCAATCCTTTGCATGTGAAAAACCTGTCCGCACTGCATAAGCTTGAGTATGGTGATTCATGA